From Phycodurus eques isolate BA_2022a chromosome 1, UOR_Pequ_1.1, whole genome shotgun sequence, one genomic window encodes:
- the poglut1 gene encoding protein O-glucosyltransferase 1 isoform X3, with protein sequence MERRCLWVFAFVLQLCILFSLCQADKRAIRDTISEAVKVYSRCNTANCSCHLQVLQQDLGPFHGGISEDVMVSTVQRGVGTHYQLIGHKLYRERNCMFPARCSGVEHFILEVIDKLPDLEMVVNVRDYPQVPNWVQPPLPVFSFSKTSDYKDIMYPAWTFWEGGPAVWPIYPTGLGRWDLMRHDLKKSAAQWPWQKKESKVFFRGSRTSPERDPLILLSRDMPELVNAEYTKNQAWKSDKDTLGRPPAKEISLVDHCKYKYLFNFRGVAASFRFKHLFLCGSLVFHVGDEWQEFFYTQLKPWVHYIPVKQDLSDVRELLQFVKDNDAIAQEIAIRGMEFIWEHLQMQDVSCYWERLLTEFSQLLTYQPKRQNNYSRIMQKPSKTEL encoded by the exons ATGGAGCGCCGCTGTCTGTGGGTCTTTGCCTTTGTGTTGCAACTGTGCATTTTGTTCTCGCTTTGTCAAGCAG ACAAACGGGCGATAAGGGACACGATATCCGAGGCTGTTAAAGTATATAGTCGATGTAACACTGCCAACTGCAGTTGCCATCTTCA GGTCCTGCAACAAGACTTGGGTCCCTTTCATGGAGGAATTTCGGAGGATGTCATGGTTTCGACAGTTCAAAGAGGGGTTGGCACCCACTACCAGCTCATTGGACATAAATTATACAGGGAGCGTAACTGCATGTTCCCAGCCAG GTGCAGCGGGGTTGAGCATTTCATATTAGAGGTAATTGACAAGTTACCTGATTTGGAGATGGTGGTAAACGTCAGGGATTATCCTCAAGTGCCCAACTGGGTGCAGCCACCCTTGCCTGTTTTCTCTTTCAGTAAG ACTTCAGACTACAAGGACATCATGTACCCAGCGTGGACGTTTTGGGAGGGGGGCCCTGCTGTCTGGCCCATATATCCCACCGGACTCGGAAGGTGGGATCTGATGAGGCACGATCTCAAAAA gtCTGCAGCTCAATGGCCATGGCAGAAGAAAGAGTCCAAAGTATTCTTCAGAGGATCAAG AACAAGTCCAGAGCGTGACCCTCTGATCCTCCTTTCTCGAGACATGCCAGAGCTGGTAAATGCAGAATACACAAAGAACCAGGCCTGGAAGTCTGACAAG GACACTCTTGGGAGACCACCAGCCAAAGAAATCTCGCTGGTTGACCACTGCAAGTACAA ATATTTATTCAACTTCCGAGGAGTGGCGGCCAGTTTTCGTTTCAAACATCTCTTTCTTTGCGGTTCACTGGTGTTTCACGTGGGGGACGAATGGCAAGAGTTTTTCTACACACAGCTCAAGCCCTGGGTGCACTACATCCCGGTGAAGCAGGATCTCTCTGACGTCAG AGAACTACTGCAGTTTGTCAAAGACAATGATGCCATCGCACAAGAAATTGCCATTAG AGGTATGGAGTTCATCTGGGAGCACCTACAAATGCAAGATGTTTCATGCTACTGGGAACGACTCCTCACAGAGTTTAGTCAGCTTCTCACCTACCAacccaaaagacaaaacaactaCAGTCGGATCATGCAGAAGCCCAGCAAGACTGAACTGTGA
- the poglut1 gene encoding protein O-glucosyltransferase 1 isoform X2 encodes MFYFLLFVLLILATRFTGGLSLKTLQSSCGTLLHCFSKRKSMSQTQVSCVQMKSRLNILAIIPKDKRAIRDTISEAVKVYSRCNTANCSCHLQVLQQDLGPFHGGISEDVMVSTVQRGVGTHYQLIGHKLYRERNCMFPARCSGVEHFILETSDYKDIMYPAWTFWEGGPAVWPIYPTGLGRWDLMRHDLKKSAAQWPWQKKESKVFFRGSRTSPERDPLILLSRDMPELVNAEYTKNQAWKSDKDTLGRPPAKEISLVDHCKYKYLFNFRGVAASFRFKHLFLCGSLVFHVGDEWQEFFYTQLKPWVHYIPVKQDLSDVRELLQFVKDNDAIAQEIAIRGMEFIWEHLQMQDVSCYWERLLTEFSQLLTYQPKRQNNYSRIMQKPSKTEL; translated from the exons ATGTTCTATTTTCTACTATTCGTTTTATTAATCTTGGCGACGCGGTTTACAGGCGGGTTGAGTTTGAAGACGTTACAGTCCAGTTGCGGTACGTTGCTGCACTGCTTTTCAAAACGAAAGTCAATGTCCCAAACACAAGTAAGTTGTGTTCAGATGAAGTCAAGGTTgaatattttggccataattccaaaag ACAAACGGGCGATAAGGGACACGATATCCGAGGCTGTTAAAGTATATAGTCGATGTAACACTGCCAACTGCAGTTGCCATCTTCA GGTCCTGCAACAAGACTTGGGTCCCTTTCATGGAGGAATTTCGGAGGATGTCATGGTTTCGACAGTTCAAAGAGGGGTTGGCACCCACTACCAGCTCATTGGACATAAATTATACAGGGAGCGTAACTGCATGTTCCCAGCCAG GTGCAGCGGGGTTGAGCATTTCATATTAGAG ACTTCAGACTACAAGGACATCATGTACCCAGCGTGGACGTTTTGGGAGGGGGGCCCTGCTGTCTGGCCCATATATCCCACCGGACTCGGAAGGTGGGATCTGATGAGGCACGATCTCAAAAA gtCTGCAGCTCAATGGCCATGGCAGAAGAAAGAGTCCAAAGTATTCTTCAGAGGATCAAG AACAAGTCCAGAGCGTGACCCTCTGATCCTCCTTTCTCGAGACATGCCAGAGCTGGTAAATGCAGAATACACAAAGAACCAGGCCTGGAAGTCTGACAAG GACACTCTTGGGAGACCACCAGCCAAAGAAATCTCGCTGGTTGACCACTGCAAGTACAA ATATTTATTCAACTTCCGAGGAGTGGCGGCCAGTTTTCGTTTCAAACATCTCTTTCTTTGCGGTTCACTGGTGTTTCACGTGGGGGACGAATGGCAAGAGTTTTTCTACACACAGCTCAAGCCCTGGGTGCACTACATCCCGGTGAAGCAGGATCTCTCTGACGTCAG AGAACTACTGCAGTTTGTCAAAGACAATGATGCCATCGCACAAGAAATTGCCATTAG AGGTATGGAGTTCATCTGGGAGCACCTACAAATGCAAGATGTTTCATGCTACTGGGAACGACTCCTCACAGAGTTTAGTCAGCTTCTCACCTACCAacccaaaagacaaaacaactaCAGTCGGATCATGCAGAAGCCCAGCAAGACTGAACTGTGA
- the poglut1 gene encoding protein O-glucosyltransferase 1 isoform X1 produces the protein MFYFLLFVLLILATRFTGGLSLKTLQSSCGTLLHCFSKRKSMSQTQVSCVQMKSRLNILAIIPKDKRAIRDTISEAVKVYSRCNTANCSCHLQVLQQDLGPFHGGISEDVMVSTVQRGVGTHYQLIGHKLYRERNCMFPARCSGVEHFILEVIDKLPDLEMVVNVRDYPQVPNWVQPPLPVFSFSKTSDYKDIMYPAWTFWEGGPAVWPIYPTGLGRWDLMRHDLKKSAAQWPWQKKESKVFFRGSRTSPERDPLILLSRDMPELVNAEYTKNQAWKSDKDTLGRPPAKEISLVDHCKYKYLFNFRGVAASFRFKHLFLCGSLVFHVGDEWQEFFYTQLKPWVHYIPVKQDLSDVRELLQFVKDNDAIAQEIAIRGMEFIWEHLQMQDVSCYWERLLTEFSQLLTYQPKRQNNYSRIMQKPSKTEL, from the exons ATGTTCTATTTTCTACTATTCGTTTTATTAATCTTGGCGACGCGGTTTACAGGCGGGTTGAGTTTGAAGACGTTACAGTCCAGTTGCGGTACGTTGCTGCACTGCTTTTCAAAACGAAAGTCAATGTCCCAAACACAAGTAAGTTGTGTTCAGATGAAGTCAAGGTTgaatattttggccataattccaaaag ACAAACGGGCGATAAGGGACACGATATCCGAGGCTGTTAAAGTATATAGTCGATGTAACACTGCCAACTGCAGTTGCCATCTTCA GGTCCTGCAACAAGACTTGGGTCCCTTTCATGGAGGAATTTCGGAGGATGTCATGGTTTCGACAGTTCAAAGAGGGGTTGGCACCCACTACCAGCTCATTGGACATAAATTATACAGGGAGCGTAACTGCATGTTCCCAGCCAG GTGCAGCGGGGTTGAGCATTTCATATTAGAGGTAATTGACAAGTTACCTGATTTGGAGATGGTGGTAAACGTCAGGGATTATCCTCAAGTGCCCAACTGGGTGCAGCCACCCTTGCCTGTTTTCTCTTTCAGTAAG ACTTCAGACTACAAGGACATCATGTACCCAGCGTGGACGTTTTGGGAGGGGGGCCCTGCTGTCTGGCCCATATATCCCACCGGACTCGGAAGGTGGGATCTGATGAGGCACGATCTCAAAAA gtCTGCAGCTCAATGGCCATGGCAGAAGAAAGAGTCCAAAGTATTCTTCAGAGGATCAAG AACAAGTCCAGAGCGTGACCCTCTGATCCTCCTTTCTCGAGACATGCCAGAGCTGGTAAATGCAGAATACACAAAGAACCAGGCCTGGAAGTCTGACAAG GACACTCTTGGGAGACCACCAGCCAAAGAAATCTCGCTGGTTGACCACTGCAAGTACAA ATATTTATTCAACTTCCGAGGAGTGGCGGCCAGTTTTCGTTTCAAACATCTCTTTCTTTGCGGTTCACTGGTGTTTCACGTGGGGGACGAATGGCAAGAGTTTTTCTACACACAGCTCAAGCCCTGGGTGCACTACATCCCGGTGAAGCAGGATCTCTCTGACGTCAG AGAACTACTGCAGTTTGTCAAAGACAATGATGCCATCGCACAAGAAATTGCCATTAG AGGTATGGAGTTCATCTGGGAGCACCTACAAATGCAAGATGTTTCATGCTACTGGGAACGACTCCTCACAGAGTTTAGTCAGCTTCTCACCTACCAacccaaaagacaaaacaactaCAGTCGGATCATGCAGAAGCCCAGCAAGACTGAACTGTGA
- the timmdc1 gene encoding complex I assembly factor TIMMDC1, mitochondrial: MMHPERPTTGFTLRRRLADSAPRGTLSTGPVQGLIQSARPPCVCLLLPRVHAADMASAQPAQMPSSPSSTCAVPPHPITASAIPNNIGKPEFPDRGWDRIMDLFHKDATQSYPEEVTNVIKSGLVASIAGFIYGGLPAARHAKQRYIQLSQAELYTSRVEAVRLAHNAAVRGFVRYGVRWSWRVAAFVSLFNSVSTGLSVYRDKYTLSNFAAAGAVTGGLFRLNLGLRGLVAGTIIGGVLGIPTGAVIISMYSLAGESARERRRRERREIYEIKVAEWAARLQLTDELIGDLNVGSQAEGTEQDLKKIQELLSLPQNDVIQDSSSQ, encoded by the exons ATGATGCATCCAGAGCGGCCCACAACAGGCTTCACCCTTCGGAGAAGACTGGCAGATTCAGCCCCTCGGGGCACGTTGAGCACAGGGCCTGTACAGGGCCTGATCCAGAGTGCCAGACCTCCTTGCGTCTGCCTCCTGCTCCCTAGGGTCCATGCAGCTGACATGGCTTCTGCCCAGCCTGCGCAGATGCCCTCGTCTCCCTCCTCCACCTGTGCAGTTCCTCCACACCCCATCACTGCCAGCGCCATCCCAAACAACATTGGCAAGCCAGAATTCCCAGACAGGGGCTGGGACCGCATTATGGATCTCTTTCATAAAGA CGCCACCCAGAGTTACCCAGAGGAGGTGACCAACGTGATAAAAAGTGGGCTTGTGGCTTCCATAGCGGGCTTCATCTATGGAGGCCTGCCAGCGGCTCGCCATGCTAAGCAGAGGTACATCCAACTGAGCCAGGCAGAACTCTACACTAGTCGTGTGGAAGCAGTG CGTTTGGCCCACAACGCAGCTGTGCGAGGTTTTGTGAGATATGGAGTTCGATGGAGCTGGAGAGTTGCtgcatttgtttctttgttcaA TTCCGTCAGCACAGGCCTGTCAGTTTACCGGGACAAGTACACCCTCAGCAATTTTGCCGCAGCTGGAG CTGTGactggaggacttttcagaCTGAACCTGGGCCTGCGAGGCCTGGTGGCAGGCACCATCATCGGAGGAGTGCTCGG GATTCCCACGGGCGCTGTGATCATCAGCATGTACTCGCTGGCAGGAGAAAGTGCCCGAGAGAGGCGACGCCGAGAGCGCAGGGAGATTTATGAGATAAAAGTTGCAGAGTG GGCGGCACGACTTCAACTGACAGATGAGTTGATAGGCGACCTGAATGTGGGCTCACAGGCAGAGGGAACGGAACAGGACTTGAAGAAGATCCAGGAGCTCCTCAGTTTACCACAGAATGATGTGATTCAGGACTCGAGCAGCCAATGA